A window of the Streptomyces luomodiensis genome harbors these coding sequences:
- a CDS encoding antitoxin has translation MGLMDNLKAKAGQMKGKAGGFAQQHEARIERGLEKAAKTVDTRTKGKYSAKIETGTGKAKDALNRLSRMDDGHKPTSKRDT, from the coding sequence ATGGGGCTGATGGACAATCTCAAGGCCAAGGCCGGTCAGATGAAGGGCAAGGCCGGCGGCTTCGCGCAGCAGCACGAGGCCAGGATCGAGCGGGGCCTGGAGAAGGCGGCCAAGACGGTCGACACCAGGACCAAGGGCAAGTACAGCGCCAAGATCGAAACTGGCACGGGCAAGGCGAAGGACGCCCTCAACCGCCTCTCGCGCATGGACGACGGGCACAAGCCGACGAGCAAGCGCGACACCTAA
- the miaA gene encoding tRNA (adenosine(37)-N6)-dimethylallyltransferase MiaA — MNTAGHPPRVIAVVGPTAAGKSDLGVALARHLDGEVVNADSMQLYRGMDIGTAKLTEDERQGVPHRLLDIWDVTQTASVAEYQRLARAEMDRLLAEDRTPVLVGGSGLYIRGAIDALEFPGTDPAVRARLEAELEAQGSGALHARLAAADPEAARAILPSNGRRVVRALEVIEITGRPFTANLPGHEAVYDTLQIGVDVERPELDERIALRVDRMWDAGLVEEVRRLEDAGLRSGRTASRALGYQQVLAALEGKCTEAEAKAETVRATKRFARRQDSWFRRDPRVHWLSGAADRREELLASALALVERTVTA, encoded by the coding sequence GTGAATACTGCAGGCCACCCGCCGCGAGTCATCGCCGTCGTCGGACCCACTGCGGCCGGAAAGTCCGATCTGGGCGTCGCGCTCGCCCGGCATCTCGACGGCGAGGTCGTCAACGCCGATTCCATGCAGCTGTACCGGGGCATGGACATCGGCACCGCCAAGCTGACGGAGGACGAGCGGCAGGGGGTGCCGCACCGGCTGCTGGACATCTGGGACGTCACCCAGACCGCGAGCGTCGCCGAGTACCAGCGACTGGCACGTGCGGAGATGGACCGGCTGCTCGCCGAGGACCGCACCCCGGTCCTGGTCGGCGGTTCCGGCCTGTACATCCGCGGGGCCATCGACGCCCTGGAATTCCCGGGCACCGACCCCGCCGTCCGGGCCCGGCTCGAGGCCGAACTGGAGGCGCAGGGCTCCGGGGCCCTGCATGCCCGGCTCGCGGCCGCCGACCCCGAGGCGGCGCGCGCCATCCTGCCCAGCAACGGCCGCAGGGTGGTCCGGGCGCTGGAGGTCATCGAGATCACGGGCCGTCCCTTCACCGCCAATCTGCCGGGGCATGAGGCGGTCTACGACACGCTCCAGATCGGCGTCGACGTCGAGCGGCCCGAGTTGGATGAGCGGATCGCCCTGCGGGTGGACCGGATGTGGGACGCCGGGCTGGTCGAGGAGGTCCGCCGGCTGGAGGACGCCGGGCTGCGCTCCGGTCGCACCGCCTCCCGGGCGCTCGGCTATCAGCAAGTGCTCGCCGCGCTCGAGGGGAAGTGCACCGAGGCGGAGGCGAAGGCCGAGACCGTGCGCGCCACCAAGCGGTTCGCGCGCCGCCAGGACTCCTGGTTCCGCCGCGATCCCAGGGTCCACTGGCTCAGCGGAGCCGCCGACCGCCGAGAGGAACTCCTGGCGAGCGCTCTGGCGTTGGTTGAACGGACGGTCACAGCCTGA
- the dapF gene encoding diaminopimelate epimerase, protein MSTAPRLSFLKGHGTENDFVIVPDLDGRLELSAAAVARICDRRAGVGGDGLIRVVRSSAHPEARDMADRAEWFMDYRNSDGSIAEMCGNGVRVFARYLQRAGLAEVGDLAVATRAGVRRIHIAKDAGDAARPGDAAAGTDGPITVEMGEAALPEPGPDGEITVTVGERSWSARNVNMGNPHAVAFVDDLAQAGELLAAPAVHPASAYPHGTNVEFVVDRGPRHVAMRVHERGSGETRSCGTGACAVMVATARRDGADPAVTGHPVTYTVDVPGGRLVISERPDGTVEMTGPAVIVAEGELDPAWLGTALG, encoded by the coding sequence ATGAGCACCGCACCCCGGCTGTCCTTCCTCAAGGGGCACGGCACCGAGAACGACTTCGTCATCGTCCCCGACCTGGACGGACGCCTGGAGCTGTCCGCGGCCGCCGTCGCCCGGATCTGCGACCGCCGTGCCGGTGTCGGCGGCGACGGGCTGATCCGCGTCGTACGGTCCTCTGCCCACCCCGAGGCGCGGGACATGGCCGACCGGGCCGAGTGGTTCATGGACTACCGCAACAGCGACGGCAGCATCGCCGAGATGTGCGGCAACGGAGTCCGCGTCTTCGCCCGCTATCTCCAGCGGGCCGGACTCGCCGAGGTGGGCGATCTCGCGGTCGCCACCCGGGCCGGAGTGCGCCGGATCCACATCGCCAAGGACGCCGGGGACGCCGCACGGCCGGGCGACGCCGCTGCGGGGACCGACGGCCCGATCACCGTGGAGATGGGCGAGGCCGCACTGCCCGAGCCCGGCCCCGACGGAGAGATCACGGTCACGGTCGGTGAGCGCAGCTGGTCCGCGCGCAATGTGAACATGGGCAATCCGCACGCGGTCGCCTTCGTCGACGACCTCGCCCAGGCCGGTGAGCTGCTCGCGGCCCCCGCCGTGCACCCCGCCTCCGCCTACCCGCACGGCACCAACGTCGAATTCGTCGTCGACCGCGGCCCGCGCCATGTCGCGATGCGCGTGCACGAGCGTGGCTCCGGTGAGACCCGCTCCTGCGGCACCGGCGCCTGCGCCGTGATGGTGGCCACCGCGCGCCGTGACGGGGCCGATCCGGCGGTCACCGGCCACCCCGTCACCTACACCGTGGACGTTCCCGGAGGGCGCCTTGTGATCAGCGAACGGCCGGACGGTACGGTGGAGATGACAGGCCCTGCCGTGATCGTGGCCGAGGGGGAGCTGGACCCCGCTTGGCTCGGCACGGCCCTCGGCTGA
- a CDS encoding RelA/SpoT family protein produces MSAEATDQAPFGRRRGLPRIDLRNLRRFSRAALLGPASRGRLPDAIEHVAKVHRVHHPGADLDVLRKAYVLAESSHRGQMRKSGEPYITHPLAVTLILAELGAETTTLTASLLHDTVEDTDVTLDQVGEQFGEEVRYLVDGVTKLEKVDYGAAAEPETFRKMLVATGNDVRVMSIKLADRLHNMRTLGVMRPEKQARIAKVTRDVLIPLAERLGVQALKTELEDLVFAILHPEEYARTRELLQAHAERPDPLARAAEDVRKVLHEAGITAEVLVRPRHSVSVYRVGLKRGELTGTDLGRLLVLVTDDADCYAVLGELHTCFTPVISEFKDFIAVPKFNLYQSLHTAVAGRDGEVTEVLIRTHQMHRVAEAGVIALGNPYAPTDGADAPEGERADPTRPGWLSRLLDWQSATPDPDIFWTSLRDDLAQDREITVFRSDGGTLGLPAGASCVDAAYALYGEDAHSCIGARVNGRIATLSTVLRDGDTLQLLMASDARDVASHGPSPEWLDHARTPAARIAINRWLAAHPAPQPPQDESGEAAREPEVSAARLSAQEAPGRQAPQGRQSPQSGEAAAPAAGAGRPEAGIVADLPGATVRLARCCTPVPPDAITGFAVRGGAVTVHREQCPGVARMTAAGRTAVGVRWADGNDGDGGGDYRVTLFAEAFSRPHLLADLTEAIAAEGAEVVAAAVEPPREQRVRHTYTLQLPDASRLPTLMRAMRNVPGVYDVTREGRSMAAARS; encoded by the coding sequence ATGAGCGCAGAGGCCACCGACCAGGCCCCGTTCGGCCGCAGGCGCGGCCTCCCCCGCATCGACCTGCGCAATCTCCGCAGGTTCAGCCGGGCGGCCCTGCTGGGACCGGCCTCCCGGGGCCGGCTTCCGGACGCGATCGAGCATGTGGCCAAGGTCCACCGCGTACACCATCCCGGAGCCGATCTGGACGTGCTCCGCAAGGCGTATGTGCTGGCCGAGTCCTCCCACCGCGGCCAGATGCGCAAGAGCGGTGAGCCGTACATCACCCATCCGCTGGCCGTCACGCTGATCCTCGCCGAACTGGGCGCCGAGACCACGACGTTGACCGCCTCCCTGCTCCACGACACCGTCGAGGACACCGATGTGACCCTCGATCAGGTGGGGGAGCAGTTCGGTGAGGAGGTCCGCTATCTCGTCGACGGCGTCACCAAGTTGGAGAAGGTCGACTACGGGGCGGCGGCCGAGCCCGAGACCTTCCGCAAGATGCTCGTCGCCACGGGCAACGACGTCCGGGTGATGTCGATCAAACTCGCCGACCGGCTGCACAACATGCGCACCCTCGGCGTGATGCGCCCCGAGAAACAGGCCCGCATCGCCAAGGTCACCCGCGATGTGCTGATCCCGCTCGCCGAGCGGCTCGGGGTGCAGGCGCTCAAGACCGAGCTGGAGGACCTGGTCTTCGCCATCCTCCACCCCGAGGAGTACGCCCGCACCCGCGAGCTGCTCCAGGCCCACGCCGAGCGCCCCGACCCGCTGGCCCGCGCCGCGGAGGACGTACGGAAGGTGCTGCACGAGGCGGGCATCACCGCCGAAGTGCTCGTCCGGCCCCGCCACTCCGTCTCCGTCTACCGGGTCGGGCTCAAGCGCGGCGAGCTGACCGGCACCGACCTCGGCCGGCTTCTCGTGCTCGTCACCGACGACGCGGACTGCTACGCGGTCCTCGGCGAACTGCACACCTGCTTCACCCCGGTGATCTCCGAGTTCAAGGACTTCATCGCGGTCCCCAAGTTCAACCTCTACCAGTCGCTGCACACGGCCGTGGCCGGGCGTGACGGCGAGGTCACCGAAGTCCTCATCCGCACCCACCAGATGCACCGGGTCGCCGAGGCCGGAGTGATCGCCCTCGGCAATCCGTACGCCCCCACGGACGGCGCCGACGCCCCCGAGGGCGAGCGGGCCGACCCCACCCGCCCCGGCTGGCTGTCCCGGCTGCTCGACTGGCAGAGCGCCACCCCCGACCCGGACATCTTCTGGACCTCGCTCCGCGACGACCTCGCCCAGGACCGGGAGATCACGGTCTTCCGCTCCGACGGCGGGACGCTCGGTCTGCCCGCGGGCGCGAGCTGCGTGGACGCCGCCTACGCCCTGTACGGCGAGGACGCGCACTCCTGTATCGGCGCCCGGGTCAACGGCCGGATCGCGACGCTGAGCACGGTGCTGCGCGACGGCGACACCCTGCAGCTGCTGATGGCGAGCGACGCCCGGGACGTCGCCTCCCACGGCCCGTCGCCGGAGTGGCTCGACCACGCCCGCACCCCGGCCGCCCGCATCGCCATCAACCGCTGGCTCGCCGCCCATCCGGCGCCGCAGCCGCCCCAGGACGAGTCCGGGGAGGCGGCCCGGGAGCCGGAGGTGTCCGCCGCCAGGCTCTCCGCGCAGGAGGCGCCGGGCAGGCAGGCTCCCCAGGGCAGGCAGTCTCCCCAGAGCGGCGAGGCGGCCGCCCCCGCCGCTGGTGCGGGCCGGCCCGAGGCGGGCATCGTCGCCGACCTGCCCGGCGCGACCGTAAGGCTCGCCCGCTGCTGTACGCCCGTGCCGCCCGACGCGATCACCGGCTTCGCGGTCCGTGGCGGGGCCGTCACCGTGCACCGCGAGCAGTGCCCCGGAGTGGCGCGGATGACCGCGGCCGGGCGTACGGCCGTCGGAGTGCGCTGGGCGGACGGGAACGACGGCGACGGAGGCGGCGACTATCGCGTGACCCTCTTCGCGGAGGCGTTCAGCAGGCCACATCTGCTCGCGGATCTCACCGAGGCCATCGCCGCCGAGGGCGCGGAAGTGGTGGCGGCCGCCGTCGAACCGCCTCGTGAGCAGCGGGTCCGGCACACCTACACGCTTCAGCTGCCCGACGCGAGCCGGCTGCCGACACTCATGCGGGCCATGCGCAACGTCCCCGGGGTCTACGACGTGACACGCGAGGGCCGCAGTATGGCCGCGGCACGCTCCTGA
- a CDS encoding M1 family metallopeptidase yields the protein MTFSSGRRPWPLMRTGRRRTALVAAAMAAVFLAVGPSSAAGPVSRTHPEALGIGDPLFPQLGNPGYDVTAYDIALDYHRQDRPLDAVTTIDARATEVLRTINLDFTQGVVAAVRVDGARARFVTVGEDLVITPSVPVPRGSGFRITVRHTSDPQGGASGGWVRTGDGLVMANQANAAHRVFPCNDHPADKARFTFRITAPKSLTVVAGGLPGQRVRKGSRTTWTYRLAHPMATELAQISIGRSAVPHRTGPHGLPVRDVVPVADRARLEKWLARTPGQLAWLEKKAGRYPFENYGVLIAHATTGFELETQTLSLFERDLFTSEDLPRWYIESIMVHELAHQWFGDSVSPRRWSDLWLNEGHATWYEALYADEHGKASMKQRMRKAYGQSDAWRAEAGPPAAPKPADPGQQIGIFRPVVYDGSALVLYALRQRIGRTAFERLERQWVLRHRDGVASTADFIHLASEVAGRDLSGFLRPWLYGKKTPPMPGHPDWKPAAKESTKGAALPSARTGRHAVGYTVPWAVKPG from the coding sequence ATGACGTTTTCTTCGGGGCGCCGCCCCTGGCCGCTGATGCGCACCGGGCGCCGCCGGACCGCGCTGGTGGCCGCCGCCATGGCCGCCGTCTTCCTCGCGGTCGGCCCCTCCTCCGCCGCCGGACCGGTATCCCGTACGCATCCGGAGGCCCTGGGCATCGGTGACCCCCTCTTCCCGCAGCTCGGCAACCCCGGATACGACGTCACGGCGTACGACATCGCCCTCGACTACCACCGTCAGGACCGCCCGCTCGACGCCGTCACCACCATCGACGCCCGCGCCACCGAGGTCCTGCGCACCATCAACCTCGACTTCACCCAGGGGGTCGTGGCCGCGGTGCGGGTCGACGGAGCGCGGGCCCGGTTCGTGACGGTCGGTGAGGACCTGGTGATCACCCCGTCCGTCCCGGTCCCCCGGGGCTCCGGCTTCCGGATCACCGTCCGCCACACCAGTGATCCGCAGGGCGGCGCGAGCGGCGGCTGGGTCCGCACCGGCGACGGGCTGGTCATGGCCAACCAGGCCAACGCCGCCCACCGGGTCTTCCCGTGCAACGACCATCCCGCCGACAAGGCCCGCTTCACCTTCCGGATCACCGCCCCTAAGAGCCTTACGGTCGTCGCGGGCGGTCTGCCCGGACAGCGTGTCCGCAAGGGATCGCGGACCACCTGGACGTACCGCCTCGCCCACCCCATGGCCACCGAGCTGGCGCAGATCTCCATCGGCCGCTCCGCCGTGCCGCACCGCACCGGTCCCCATGGACTCCCGGTGCGCGACGTCGTACCCGTGGCGGACCGCGCACGGCTGGAGAAGTGGCTCGCGCGCACTCCCGGACAGCTGGCCTGGCTGGAGAAGAAGGCCGGGCGCTATCCCTTCGAGAACTACGGAGTGCTGATCGCCCATGCCACCACCGGCTTCGAACTGGAGACACAGACGCTCTCCCTCTTCGAGCGCGACCTGTTCACCAGCGAGGACCTGCCGCGGTGGTACATCGAGTCGATCATGGTGCACGAGCTGGCCCACCAGTGGTTCGGCGACAGCGTCAGCCCGCGCCGCTGGTCCGATCTGTGGCTCAACGAGGGCCACGCCACTTGGTACGAGGCCCTGTACGCCGATGAGCACGGTAAGGCGAGCATGAAGCAGCGGATGCGCAAGGCGTACGGGCAGTCCGACGCCTGGCGGGCCGAGGCGGGACCGCCCGCGGCCCCCAAGCCCGCCGACCCCGGTCAGCAGATCGGCATCTTCCGCCCGGTCGTCTACGACGGCAGCGCGCTGGTGCTGTACGCGCTGCGGCAGCGGATCGGCCGGACCGCCTTCGAACGGCTGGAACGCCAATGGGTCCTCCGCCATCGCGACGGTGTGGCCTCGACCGCCGACTTCATCCACCTGGCCTCCGAGGTGGCGGGGCGCGATCTGAGCGGATTCCTCCGGCCGTGGCTCTACGGAAAGAAGACGCCGCCGATGCCGGGCCACCCCGACTGGAAGCCGGCGGCGAAGGAGAGCACCAAGGGCGCCGCCCTGCCGAGCGCGCGGACGGGACGGCATGCGGTGGGTTACACCGTGCCATGGGCGGTGAAACCCGGGTGA
- the hflX gene encoding GTPase HflX, which translates to MTHSSSLPQDRQRLAESLRADALMEEDVAWSHEIDEERDGDQYDRSDRAALRRVAGLSTELEDVTEVEYRQLRLERVVLVGVWTSGTVQDAENSLAELAALAETAGALVLDGVIQRRNKPDPATYIGSGKAEELRDIVVESGADTVVCDGELSPGQLIHLEDVVKVKVVDRTALILDIFAQHAKSREGKAQVSLAQMQYMLPRLRGWGQSLSRQMGGGGSGSAGGGMATRGPGETKIETDRRRIREKMAKMRREIAEMKTGRDIKRQERRRHKVPSVAIAGYTNAGKSSLLNRLTGAGVLVENALFATLDPTVRRAETPSGRLYTLADTVGFVRHLPHHLVEAFRSTMEEVGDADLILHVVDGSHPAPEEQLAAVREVIRDVGAVDVPEIVVINKADLADPLVVQRLLRMERRAMAVSARSGLGIDELLAVIDEELPRPQVEIEVLVPYTHGKLVARTHADGEVISEEHTPEGTLLKARVHEELAAELRRYVPAAAGGQH; encoded by the coding sequence TTGACCCACTCCTCTTCCCTTCCGCAGGACCGGCAGCGACTCGCCGAGAGCCTTCGGGCCGACGCCCTGATGGAAGAGGACGTCGCCTGGAGTCACGAGATCGACGAGGAGCGTGACGGCGACCAGTACGACCGCTCCGACCGTGCCGCACTCCGGCGCGTGGCGGGGCTGTCCACCGAGCTCGAGGACGTCACCGAGGTCGAGTACCGCCAGCTGCGCCTGGAGCGCGTGGTGCTGGTCGGCGTCTGGACCTCCGGCACCGTGCAGGACGCGGAGAACTCCCTTGCGGAGCTCGCCGCGCTCGCCGAGACGGCCGGCGCCCTGGTGCTCGACGGCGTGATCCAGCGGCGCAACAAGCCGGACCCCGCCACCTACATCGGATCCGGCAAGGCCGAGGAACTGCGCGACATCGTGGTGGAATCCGGCGCCGACACCGTGGTCTGCGACGGTGAGCTGAGCCCCGGCCAGCTGATCCACCTCGAGGACGTCGTCAAGGTCAAGGTGGTCGACCGGACCGCCCTGATCCTCGACATCTTCGCCCAGCACGCCAAGTCCCGAGAGGGCAAGGCGCAGGTCTCGCTCGCCCAGATGCAGTACATGCTGCCGCGGCTGCGAGGCTGGGGTCAGTCGCTGTCCCGGCAGATGGGTGGCGGTGGTTCCGGATCCGCGGGCGGCGGTATGGCCACCCGCGGTCCCGGTGAGACCAAGATCGAGACGGACCGGCGCCGCATCCGCGAGAAGATGGCGAAGATGCGCCGTGAGATCGCCGAGATGAAGACCGGCCGCGACATCAAGCGGCAGGAGCGCCGGCGCCACAAGGTCCCCTCGGTCGCCATCGCCGGATACACCAACGCGGGCAAGTCCTCACTGCTCAACCGGCTCACCGGCGCGGGCGTGCTGGTGGAGAACGCGCTGTTCGCCACCCTGGACCCGACCGTGCGCCGGGCGGAGACTCCCAGCGGGCGGCTCTACACCCTGGCGGACACCGTCGGATTCGTCCGCCATCTGCCGCACCACCTGGTGGAGGCGTTCCGCTCCACCATGGAGGAGGTCGGCGACGCCGATCTGATCCTCCATGTGGTGGACGGCTCGCATCCGGCACCGGAGGAGCAGCTGGCCGCCGTGCGTGAGGTGATCCGCGATGTGGGCGCGGTCGACGTGCCCGAGATCGTCGTGATCAACAAGGCGGATCTGGCCGACCCCCTGGTGGTGCAGCGGCTGCTGCGCATGGAGCGGCGCGCCATGGCGGTGTCGGCGCGCAGCGGGCTGGGCATCGACGAGCTGCTCGCGGTCATCGACGAGGAGCTGCCCCGGCCCCAGGTCGAGATCGAAGTGCTGGTGCCGTACACCCACGGCAAGCTGGTCGCACGTACGCACGCCGACGGCGAGGTGATCTCCGAGGAGCACACCCCGGAGGGCACCCTGCTCAAGGCGCGGGTCCACGAGGAGCTCGCCGCGGAGCTGCGGCGTTACGTACCGGCCGCGGCCGGCGGACAGCACTAG
- a CDS encoding trypsin-like serine peptidase, whose protein sequence is MPSKRRPALAVAAIASVLALTVTACDSDDNTDAKPAESSAQQGADDIKLPDNLNDKLKNLGIDLDQWKDGAWNNWDKNDWLREAGDFINPIIKGLWKPDRMREAQEPDKPVDDSDIADDQGVTDPDPQPVQAKEVASPYSANVPYAGKVFFDGPEGSMVCSATVVKDPAHPGKSNLVWTAGHCVHAGKGGGWYKNLMFVPSYNDSGKSQAELENATKEELAPKGVWWADWAQTSSQWIDTGAAVGGKGAPYDFAVMHVKPEVSGGKSLEETVGGALPVDFDAPAVKSIDEITATGYPAAAPFDGQKMNQCADKPGRLSLDAEQPTMYRIGCTMTAGSSGGGWVAEGSDGQPALVSNTSIGPSDATWLAGPHLGPEAKGVYNAVSKKFANQ, encoded by the coding sequence ATGCCATCCAAACGCCGACCCGCGCTGGCCGTAGCCGCCATAGCCTCGGTGCTGGCGCTCACCGTCACCGCGTGCGACTCGGACGACAACACCGATGCCAAGCCGGCCGAGTCGTCGGCACAGCAGGGCGCGGACGACATCAAGCTGCCCGACAATCTCAACGACAAGCTGAAGAACCTCGGCATCGATCTGGACCAGTGGAAGGACGGTGCCTGGAACAACTGGGACAAGAACGACTGGCTGCGGGAGGCCGGTGACTTCATCAACCCGATCATCAAGGGTCTGTGGAAGCCGGACCGGATGCGCGAGGCGCAGGAGCCCGACAAGCCGGTCGACGACAGCGACATCGCGGACGACCAGGGTGTGACCGATCCCGATCCGCAGCCGGTCCAGGCCAAGGAGGTCGCCAGCCCGTACAGCGCCAACGTCCCCTATGCGGGCAAGGTCTTCTTCGACGGCCCCGAGGGCTCGATGGTCTGCTCCGCGACCGTGGTCAAGGACCCGGCGCACCCCGGCAAGTCCAACCTGGTGTGGACGGCGGGCCACTGCGTCCACGCGGGCAAGGGCGGCGGCTGGTACAAGAACCTGATGTTCGTCCCCTCCTACAACGACTCGGGCAAGTCGCAGGCGGAGCTGGAGAACGCCACCAAGGAGGAGCTGGCCCCCAAGGGCGTCTGGTGGGCCGACTGGGCGCAGACCTCCTCACAGTGGATCGACACCGGTGCGGCCGTGGGCGGCAAGGGCGCCCCGTACGACTTCGCGGTGATGCATGTGAAGCCGGAGGTCAGCGGCGGCAAGTCACTCGAGGAGACGGTGGGCGGCGCGCTGCCGGTCGACTTCGACGCCCCGGCGGTGAAGTCCATCGACGAGATCACGGCCACCGGCTACCCGGCCGCCGCGCCGTTCGACGGCCAGAAGATGAACCAGTGCGCCGACAAGCCGGGCCGGCTCTCGCTGGACGCCGAGCAGCCGACGATGTACCGCATCGGCTGCACCATGACCGCGGGCTCCTCCGGCGGTGGCTGGGTGGCCGAGGGCTCGGACGGCCAGCCGGCGCTGGTGTCCAACACCTCGATCGGCCCGTCCGACGCGACCTGGCTGGCGGGCCCGCACCTGGGTCCCGAGGCGAAGGGCGTCTACAACGCGGTCAGCAAGAAGTTCGCGAACCAGTGA
- a CDS encoding diaminobutyrate--2-oxoglutarate transaminase family protein, whose translation MAVTQLPSLALSAVRDGGGAAQGILRRQALRESAARTYARTLPIVPVRARGMTVEGADGRRYLDCLSGAGVLALGHNHPVVLDAVRAVLDAEAPLQVLDLATPVKDAFMDELFATLPPALAARARVQFCGPAGTDAVEAALKLVRTATGRDGLLAFSGAYHGMTAGALAASGGAPAAGVTRLPFPYDYRCPFGVGGERGVELSARWTERLLDDPKGGPPRPAGMILEPVQGEGGVIPAPDAWLRRMREITEARSIPLIADEVQTGVGRTGAFWAVDHASVVPDVMVLSKAIGGGLPLAVVVYREDLDVWPPGAHAGTFRGNQLAMAAGAATLAQVRENNLAERAATVGGRMLERLHRFAAGRPQIGEVRGRGLMIGLELVAPEADPATDTDREGPSVEQAHPAGAEGGRADGPQPNGASRDGALPDGTSRDGAFLDGTSLDGALPDGILRDGDPSAAYADIAHTAAPPAAPALAAAVQQECLRRGLIVELGGRHGGVIRLLPPLTITDEQAEAVLDRLADALDAAIRTAGTRSGEVPPTASPFAQPLTGDHR comes from the coding sequence GTGGCCGTGACCCAGCTCCCGTCGTTGGCCCTGTCCGCCGTCCGCGACGGCGGTGGTGCCGCCCAGGGCATTCTGCGGCGCCAGGCGCTGCGTGAGTCGGCCGCCCGCACCTACGCCCGGACGCTGCCCATCGTTCCGGTGCGCGCTCGGGGGATGACGGTCGAAGGGGCCGACGGCCGCCGCTATCTCGACTGTCTTTCCGGCGCCGGAGTACTGGCCCTGGGGCACAACCACCCGGTGGTGCTGGACGCCGTCCGGGCCGTTCTGGACGCGGAAGCGCCCCTGCAGGTCCTGGACCTGGCCACACCGGTCAAGGACGCCTTCATGGACGAGCTGTTCGCCACCCTGCCGCCCGCGCTCGCCGCCCGCGCGCGGGTCCAGTTCTGCGGACCGGCGGGCACGGACGCGGTCGAGGCCGCGCTCAAGCTGGTGCGGACCGCCACCGGTCGCGACGGTCTGCTCGCCTTCTCCGGGGCGTACCACGGTATGACGGCCGGTGCGCTGGCCGCCTCCGGCGGCGCCCCGGCGGCCGGTGTGACCCGGTTGCCCTTCCCGTATGACTACCGCTGCCCGTTCGGGGTCGGAGGAGAGCGCGGTGTCGAACTCTCCGCGCGCTGGACCGAGCGGCTGCTCGACGACCCGAAGGGCGGGCCGCCCCGCCCGGCCGGGATGATCCTCGAACCCGTGCAGGGCGAGGGCGGAGTGATTCCGGCACCGGACGCCTGGCTGCGCCGGATGCGGGAGATCACCGAGGCCCGCTCCATCCCGCTCATCGCGGACGAGGTCCAGACCGGTGTCGGGCGCACCGGGGCCTTCTGGGCGGTCGACCACGCCAGTGTGGTGCCCGATGTGATGGTGCTCTCCAAGGCGATCGGCGGGGGCCTGCCATTGGCCGTCGTGGTCTACCGGGAGGACCTCGACGTCTGGCCGCCCGGAGCACACGCGGGCACCTTCCGGGGCAACCAGCTGGCGATGGCGGCGGGCGCGGCGACCCTCGCCCAGGTCCGGGAGAACAACCTCGCCGAGCGGGCGGCGACCGTCGGCGGTCGGATGCTGGAGCGGCTGCACCGATTCGCCGCCGGACGCCCGCAGATCGGGGAGGTACGCGGCCGCGGCCTGATGATCGGCCTGGAACTGGTCGCCCCGGAGGCCGACCCCGCCACGGACACCGACCGCGAGGGGCCCTCGGTCGAGCAAGCCCACCCGGCGGGTGCCGAGGGCGGGCGCGCGGACGGACCCCAGCCGAACGGGGCTTCGCGGGATGGAGCTCTGCCGGACGGGACTTCTCGGGACGGAGCTTTCCTGGACGGGACTTCGCTGGACGGGGCCCTGCCGGATGGGATCCTGCGCGATGGAGACCCATCCGCCGCATACGCCGATATCGCGCATACGGCGGCTCCGCCCGCTGCCCCCGCGCTCGCGGCGGCCGTCCAGCAGGAGTGCCTGCGGCGCGGGCTCATCGTCGAACTCGGCGGGCGCCACGGCGGGGTGATCCGCCTTCTCCCTCCATTGACCATCACCGACGAGCAGGCAGAGGCCGTCCTGGACCGGCTCGCCGACGCCCTGGACGCGGCGATCCGCACCGCTGGAACCCGCTCCGGCGAGGTCCCGCCCACCGCTTCCCCGTTCGCCCAGCCGCTCACCGGAGACCACCGGTGA